The genomic DNA GGTATAAAAGATGTCATCAAACAGAATTGGGATGAATCTTCTAAAAACTATGATCAATCTCCGGGACATGGAATACACACTGAACAGGAAAAAGAAGCGTGGAAGAACCTTCTGACACTGGCGGTCAGATCTGATAAACAAAAGATACTGGATGTAGGTACCGGCACTGGCGCTATGGCACTGGTTCTTGCTGAGATGGGACATGAGGTAACAGGAATTGATCTATCTGATGGTATGTTGAACAGAGCAAAGGAAAAGGCAAAACAAGCTAATCTTCCTGTGAAATTCGAAATTGGGGATGCTGAAAAACTGTCTTTTCCAGATAATACTTTTGACGTGGTGATTAACCGTCATCTGTTATGGACACTTCCACACCCGGAAAAAGCAATCAAGGAATGGAACAGGGTATTGAAGTCAGGGGGTCAGGTGGTGATCCTTGATGGGAATTTCAAGAATTACAATCTATACCGGAAACTCTGGCGTTATTGTATATCAGTGCCGTTGATTCTTATTACGGAACGAAAGAATCCATTTCACCAGAGA from Methanosarcinales archaeon includes the following:
- a CDS encoding class I SAM-dependent methyltransferase, which translates into the protein MYENPGIKDVIKQNWDESSKNYDQSPGHGIHTEQEKEAWKNLLTLAVRSDKQKILDVGTGTGAMALVLAEMGHEVTGIDLSDGMLNRAKEKAKQANLPVKFEIGDAEKLSFPDNTFDVVINRHLLWTLPHPEKAIKEWNRVLKSGGQVVILDGNFKNYNLYRKLWRYCISVPLILITERKNPFHQRYSKDLEQHLPMRQRERPQADIDLLNNAGFRDIGVVNETVARTYSFLDHLKYGYWGGHFLIKGVKQ